The genomic window GAGCGTAGCGAAGGTCCGCATTTGGGCCTGTGTCCGAGTCTATGGCAGTCACAGTCCTGACGATGGTGCGGGCACTGCTGGCAGGTGGGAGAAGGGTGTAGGACTCGTTGGCTGGAGAGGTGATTGAGGGGGCattgtcattttcatctgtCACAAAGAGTGAGACAGTAGCAGTGGCAGTTTTGCGGGGCTCCCCTCCATCCACAGCCCGGACACGGAAGGTGTAGGTGGAGAGCTTTTCACGGTCAAATGATGCAGAGGAGAAGATAGTTCCTGTGTTGTTCTCGATGGAAAACACTTCTTCGCctcgctctttctctccatcttcaccCTCCATCTTCTCACCTGCCCTCTTCTCGTCAGCTCCATCCATCTCTACAAACAGACTAAGTTCTGCGTTCTCGCCTTCGTCAGCATCAGTAACAGTGACCATGCCAACTGGGCTGTTGGCAAGCAGGTTCTCTTTGACGTAGAACGTAAAGATTTCCTGAACAAACTTTGGCGCATTGTCATTTCGGTCGGTCACCTGAACAACAACAGTCGCAGAGCCCTGCATAGAGGGGGTGCCCTTGTCCTTGGCAATAACCCGGAGTTCATACCTCTCTCGCTGCTCACGGTCCAGAACCCCAGTGGCGCGGATATCTCCATTATCTGCATCTATGTAAAATGGCCCATTAGCTGCAGGGTCCAAGGAGTATGCAATCTCTGCATTCTTGCCACTGTCTGCATCTGTCGCCACCACAGTGACTACCCTCTCACCAGGTGAGTTGTTCTCTGCAAAGTGGACCTCCACAACACTCTGGGCAAAGGTTGGGGCATGGTCATTGATATCTACCACTCTCACCATCAGTGAGCTGTTACTGGACAGACTGGGGCTTCCAGAATCTACAGCCACAATAGTAACACTGTACTCTTTGGTGGTCTCATAGTCCAGCAAGGCGGAAGTATGTAAGAAGTATTTTTTCTTGTTCCTGTGAAAACAATTAAGAGAACAAATTTCATGAAAGTAGTTGCTACCCTACATTGAAATAATATAGGTCTTGTCCCAAAAGCAGTTAAATAAAATACTAGTGCTGCTCCCTCTTAGCCAATTAGCTGATTTATCAGTCACCAGGGTGTTGGCTTACTAAAAATTATCCTGTCAGTAGTCATTGTGTTGGTCTTTTTGTGAGGAATGTACTATTATatgctaaaaatgtcagtaaatagtgaaaaaaaaatctgttttattttctcaaagcccaaggtgacatcctCAGATCTTTTGTGTTGTCCGACCAACAGCCAGCTACCCAAAGATATGTAGTTTACAATGatttgaaacaaataaaaactgaaaatgctgCCAGTTGAAATGCTGAGACCAGAGAATGAATTGaggttttgtttgaaaaatgactgaaatatcCAATCGGCTGTCAAAAAAgcatcattttctgtcagtcatctATTggattaatcaactaattgtttcagctttaatatGCATCGGTCTTTTATATACACTAGATTTGAAGAAATCTTCCTTCTTAACTGCTGtcatctgcagagagacagagtatTGGACAGATTGTGACTGACTTTTCAGTTAAGGCAACTACTTGATTTACTGAAGGCTCATTATTACTATTTCTGATTCAAAATTTCTTTATCCAAGGACAGCCATGCATTCAACACAGCAACCAACCTCAGCATATAAGAAGTGGCTGTGATCTCCTAAGATTGCCTTCTCTATTTCCCACACTCCCCCCATTCAAAAGCTTCATGAAATATCTTTACAGCTGATTAAGAGTATTGATATTTGCTACTGAAATGACACCATAATATTTACACTCAAAGTTTACAGATTGTATTATATTCTAACTACTCTGAAGCTGTAGTGAATGAGTGGCAGTACTTGAACCAAGCTTAGATGAAATATGCATGCAACAACACTGAAGCCACTCTCTTCTGAATTCTTACTGAAAAACTAATATTGTAGAAATACCTCCTGGCACAGTACTGTTAGTGAGACATATAGCAACTACATAATAGTGTAGTTGTCAAGATTAGATAACAAAAGGATAAAAACAGTGCTAGCCTCtgacaaaaatatacacatgtTTATTATCtctgaatgatgttttaaatgttaagGAATGAGTCAGGAGCTATTGTCTATTCTGAACTAACATACTGTTTCCCATTATGGCCATTTTGCTCATGAATAAAATTTTACAATTAATTGTTCCTGGTAACTTTGATGGCATAAAcccaaatattattttcttattatGTACacattagtttgtgtttttgttccccCTAGGACAAAGAAAGTGGTGAATCACACTAATATTTGGAATGCATCATTACTTTAGAATTACCTGagcattaacatttttgttgtcCCTGAAGAAAAGCAATACATCATCCTACCCAGATAACAAGAATTGATTATTGAATACTGTCTCATAACTACAGTGTCTAGAAGTGTATGCTCACTTCTAGATACTGTAAAAAACCTAATTCGCCAGCCTTTGATCAAGTGACTGAATGAGCATTGTTCACTTGTTACTTAGTTCTTGACTCCTTTATTTGGAACTACTCAGGATTTGGTGCAATTTACTTTAAATGGTTACCTTTGGATTTGACTTACCTGTCGAAGGCTTCATCTGCAGGTAGGGGTGGGAGTGCTGTTTCACCAGCTGGCTTCAGTGTGAATGGGACGTCTCCTACAACTGTGCATGTCACAGCCCCATTCTCTCCCTGGTCTCTGTCTGACACCTGTACCAGAGCTACTGGCGTGTCCACCAAAACATTCTCTGGTACTAATGCTGCACCGTCTCGAACAGGGATCCGTCCAATCTTTCGGATCTCTACGACCGGGACGTTGTCATTTTCATCTCGGACGGCCAAAACTACAGTGGTTCGGTCAGTGCGGGGAGGCTGACCCCTGTCCCTGGCCATTACAGTGAACCTCAGTTGAGCCACCTCCTCCCTGTCAATCCTGTGAAGAACGCTCAGCCAACCGGTGGCCTCGTCCAGCCGCAGGAGTCGCCTGACAGACTCAGTAGCAGCTCCAAAGACATACTCCACCTGCCCGTTGACTCCAATGTCACGGTCTGAAGCTCTCACCTGGAGGACAGGTGTGCCTGGAGGagcattttctgccatttctgCCTCATATGTGGACCTCTCAAACTGTGGGCTGTTGTCATTCACATCGGTGATGGAAACACGAAGCAGGGCTTGGGAGGAACGTGGTGGGTTCCCTCCATCTCGAACCCTGAGGACGAGCTCATAGGAGTCTTTTTGCTCACGATCCAATGTGCCTTTCACAATGAGCTGTGGCTGTTTTTCGCCATCTGGTATGTCCGCAACTTGTAGTTCAAACACACTGCTCCTGGCTCCTCCTGCATTATCTCCACTTCTTCCCCTCCTATCCGCAAGTCCATCTACTCTGGTGATGGGGTTCCCTCCTGATGTGCGCCTAGCTGAACTGGTCCCAGCTCCACCATCTTGGATCAGCTCGTACCGGTCAATACCATTTCGTCCAAAGTCCCTGTCTGTTGCTGTGGGCAGCAGGTAAAGGGTTCCTATTGGGCGATTTTCCTCAACTGAGAGCTGGAGCACAGGTGAGGGGAAGGAAGGTGTGTTGTCATTGATGTCTGTTATGACCACACGACCTTCGAACAGGTCTACCCAGCTCTGCAGCGGCCCTATCACTGACACCTCAAAGTCCAAGAAACACTCGTTCTCATCAAATATCATCTGACATTGAGGCAGCTTCTCCCTGTCGATGCGCCGTGGGCCTGTCGTCAGCTCACCTGTCACGTTGTCGATCTTGAAGTACTCTGAGCCGCTCTCCAGGGCGAAGGTGACGTCCCCGCTGCCCGTACCTGCCGTGAGGCCCAGGTCGGCGGCCACGTTGCCGATCTTGACGTCAGGTGGGCCCTCCTCCGCCACCCGGTACCGGAGAGCTGAGTCGGCACCCGGTGGCTGagtcagcagctgcagcactaAGACCACGAGGCTGAGAGCCTGCGCCGCGGAGGAGTGCACTGCACCAAGCCTCTGCATGgctccttcttttcctctcgCCTCTCTCCTTCCCGCTCTGTCTGCCTCCAAGCTGCGAGGCTCGTCTCTTCTTTATTGGTGTTTTGTGGTCTGGTGTACCTCACCTCAGCGTGGGTGTTTGATTTATCCTTTCTCACCCTCTCCCTATCGCTCTCTGCGGACTGCCGCCTGAGGTCCGGGGAAAAGCTTCTTCtgcactctcactctctctgtagTTCACTTCAGCGGTGCAGGctcctctcttttattctccTCCTATAC from Lates calcarifer isolate ASB-BC8 linkage group LG5, TLL_Latcal_v3, whole genome shotgun sequence includes these protein-coding regions:
- the pcdh7a gene encoding LOW QUALITY PROTEIN: protocadherin-7 (The sequence of the model RefSeq protein was modified relative to this genomic sequence to represent the inferred CDS: deleted 1 base in 1 codon), which codes for MQRLGAVHSSAAQALSLVVLVLQLLTQPPGADSALRYRVAEEGPPDVKIGNVAADLGLTAGTGSGDVTFALESGSEYFKIDNVTGELTTGPRRIDREKLPQCQMIFDENECFLDFEVSVIGPLQSWVDLFEGRVVITDINDNTPSFPSPVLQLSVEENRPIGTLYLLPTATDRDFGRNGIDRYELIQDGGAGTSSARRTSGGNPITRVDGLADRRGRSGDNAGGARSSVFELQVADIPDGEKQPQLIVKGTLDREQKDSYELVLRVRDGGNPPRSSQALLRVSITDVNDNSPQFERSTYEAEMAENAPPGTPVLQVRASDRDIGVNGQVEYVFGAATESVRRLLRLDEATGWLSVLHRIDREEVAQLRFTVMARDRGQPPRTDRTTVVLAVRDENDNVPVVEIRKIGRIPVRDGAALVPENVLVDTPVALVQVSDRDQGENGAVTCTVVGDVPFTLKPAGETALPPLPADEAFDRNKKKYFLHTSALLDYETTKEYSVTIVAVDSGSPSLSSNSSLMVRVVDINDHAPTFAQSVVEVHFAENNSPGERVVTVVATDADSGKNAEIAYSLDPAANGPFYIDADNGDIRATGVLDREQRERYELRVIAKDKGTPSMQGSATVVVQVTDRNDNAPKFVQEIFTFYVKENLLANSPVGMVTVTDADEGENAELSLFVEMDGADEKRAGEKMEGEDGEKERGEEVFSIENNTGTIFSSASFDREKLSTYTFRVRAVDGGEPRKTATATVSLFVTDENDNAPSITSPANESYTLLPPASSARTIVRTVTAIDSDTGPNADLRYALVGGNPFRLFEIGHTNGVITLAEPLERRHKGLHRLVVRVNDSGVPSLCATALVHVFINESLANATLVDAQVARSLMAPLSLDIAGDPDSERALGKQRLSVAIGVLAGAAAVILVILLVVTARQCGAQGKNGYEAGKKEPEEDFFSPPGAQPQAGRGGGSDRGRKPRRDKRNGSGGSAVAGGGKSDRSLYSGIVTVNGLRRHANDDDEEDLSSASERLAARYCAVDGDPGSPRMGGGRRHQSSPDLARHYKSSSPLPAVNLQPHSPPAEGKKHQAVQELPPSNTFVGSGGCVGSAGSSSSSSGGSGNADAMSLGSDQCSEYGCQTGNKYSKQGTLRRVTFSVVSQPQDGGCYDSGMEDSETPSSKSSSGPRLGALPLPEEGYERTTPEGSVGEEEHVENDARQLPDVALTGKCTRECDEFGHSDTCWMPVRPSPHQRQRHGSDPPRLSTFAPGDDNNNLRGNDHESDSESAGSAGSSEPGVVVSGEGQRLPLANGDPLGTLGSGDRNRNMGDHNRNLLNRKMTSASYDTFSSAGFGRRQQEEEGGEGQKPPEVIPLTRTGGDYKTTSCLTLSRREVYL